Proteins from a genomic interval of Chanos chanos chromosome 3, fChaCha1.1, whole genome shotgun sequence:
- the znf740b gene encoding zinc finger protein 740b — MSHLPNTSVRDHMKWAGLLGCEAVLSSMALMQANSVSSHKKMVSPLSQGQRDNHSQESHAHQSHMVLPSGVSCPPLLIRKDGEFHSSRLLDEKDMRASQNVQPKKKHRKSGTPTKVREKPQVDLSDVNGDSSLSSQVQKNFICEHCYGAFRSSYHLKRHILTHTGEKPFGCDVCDMRFIQRYHLERHKRVHSGEKPYQCDRCQQNFSRTDRLLRHRRLCAVGIPKEENQSCCEGRPYSQDPPQHTASWSPLQANNSQLTV, encoded by the exons ATGTCACACCTACCCAACACCTCAGTGAGAGACCATATGAAATGG gcaggGCTGCTGGGTTGCGAGGCAGTGCTGTCGAGCATGGCGCTGATGCAGGCCAACTCTGTGTCCAGCCATAAGAAGATGGTGTCACCCCTGAGTCAGGGTCAGAGAGACAACCACAGCCAGGAGAGCCACGCCCACCAAAGCCACATGGTCCTGCCCTCTGGAGTCAGCTGCCCACCACTG ctCATCCGGAAAGATGGAGAGTTTCACTCATCTCGTTTGCTGGATGAAAAAGACATGCGAGCCAGTCAGAACGTGCAGCCGAAGAAAAAGCACCGAAAATCAGGCACTCCCaccaaagtgagagaaaaaccaCAG gtggaTTTGTCTGATGTCAATGGTGATAGCTCTCTCAGTTCTCAAGTGCAGAAGAACTTCATCTGTGAACACTGTTACGGAGCTTTTCGGAGCAGTTACCATCTCAAACGGCACATTCTCACCCACACAG GAGAGAAGCCATTcgggtgtgatgtgtgtgacatgaGATTCATTCAGCGTTACCATCTGGAGAGACACAAACGAGTCCACAGTGGAGAGAAGCCTTATCAGTGTGACCGTTGCCAACAG AACTTCTCCAGAACAGACCGGTTGCTGAGGCACCGGCGTTTGTGTGCGGTCGGCATCCCTAAGGAGGAGAACCAGTCATGCTGCGAGGGACGGCCGTACTCCCAGGACCCCCCCCAGCACACAGCTTCCTGGAGCCCCCTGCAGGCCAACAACAGCCAGCTGACTGTCTGA
- the csad gene encoding cysteine sulfinic acid decarboxylase isoform X2, producing MTSAIPKEYGVQNGVNGLHNLSEPNEQQSHGELFLTEAFKVIVEEAVRKGTDVNEKVCEWQEPEQLRALLDLELREHGESHKQLLQRVRDVAKYSVKTNHPRFFNQLFAGVDYHALTGRLLTETLNTSQYTYEVAPVFVLMEDVVLQKLRSLLGWNEGDGIFCPGGSISNMCAMNVARYWAFPQVKTQGLWALPRLAIFTSQESHYSTKKAAAFLGIGIDNIYHVKVNESGCMIPEDLEAKIVLAKSQGAVPFYVNATSGTTVQGAFDPLERIADISERNGMWMHVDAAWGGSVLLSQKHRHLVSGIERANSVTWNPHKMMMAGLQCSVFLLRDTTNLLMRCHCANATYLFQQDKFYDISLDTGDKSIQCGRKVDCLKLWLMWKAEGSQGLAERVEKAFAHTSALVEEMKKREGFQLVSEPQFVNVCFWYIPPSLRGKENNADYQDRLAKVAPTIKERMVKQGTMMLGYQPLEGRVNFFRMVILNPQLTKRDMIFFLDEIERLGKDL from the exons atgacTTCAGCCATCCCAAAAG AGTACGGAGTGCAGAACGGCGTGAACGGGCTTCATAACCTAAGCGAACCCAATGAGCAGCAGTCACACGGAGAGCTCTTCCTCACAGAGGCCTTTAAAGTGATTGTGGAGGAGGCAGTGCGCAAAGGAACCGATGTAAATGAGAAG GTGTGTGAGTGGCAGGAGCCTGAACAGCTGAGAGCTTTGTTGGACTTGGAGTTGCGAGAACATGGGGAATCCCATAAGCAATTGCTCCAGAGGGTTCGTGACGTGGCCAAGTACAGTGTCAAAACCA ATCACCCTCGATTCTTTAACCAGCTGTTTGCTGGAGTGGATTACCATGCCCTGACTGGACGGCTTCTCACAGAGACGCTCAATACCAGCCA GTACACCTATGAGGTGGcacctgtgtttgtgctgatggAGGATGTGGTACTGCAGAAGCTGCGTTCGCTGTTGGGGTGGAACGAAGGGGATGGGATCTTCTGCCCTGGGGGCTCCATCTCCAACATGTGTGCCATGAACGTGGCACGGTACTGGGCATTCCCACAAGTCAAGACACAGGGTTTATGGGCCCTTCCCCGGCTGGCCATCTTCACCTCACAGGAG aGTCACTATTCGACAAAGAAGGCTGCTGCATTTCTGGGGATTGGAATAGACAATATTTACCATGTGAAGGTGAATGAAAG tGGCTGTATGATTCCAGAGGACCTGGAAGCAAAAATTGTGCTTGCAAAATCACAG GGGGCAGTACCATTTTATGTCAATGCTACATCTGGCACGACAGTCCAAGGTGCCTTCGACCCACTGGAGCGCATTGCTGACATCAGTGAGAGGAATGGCATGTGGATGCATGTTGAT GCAGCCTGGGGGGGAAGCGTGCTGCTTTcccagaaacacagacatctgGTCTCAGGAATTGAGAG AGCTAACTCTGTGACCTGGAACCCCCACAAAATGATGATGGCAGGCTTACagtgctctgtttttctcctcagagacaCGACT AACCTGCTCATGCGCTGTCATTGTGCCAACGCAACGTATTTGTTCCAACAAGACAAGTTCTATGACATAAGTTTGGACACGGGGGATAAATCAATCCAGTGTGGGCGTAAGGTGGACTGTCTGAAGCTCTGGTTGATGTGGAAGGCAGAGGGCAGCCAGGGGTTAGCAGAACGGGTTGAAAAAGCGTTTGCACACACAAG TGCTCTTGttgaagagatgaagaaaagagaaggctTTCAACTTGTCAGTGAG CCCCAGTTCGTGAACGTGTGTTTCTGGTATATACCACCCAGCCTTAGAGGGAAGGAAAATAATGCAGATTACCAGGACAGATTGGCTAAG GTGGCACCAACAATCAAAGAGCGCATGGTGAAACAGGGAACAATGATGCTGGGGTACCAGCCACTGGAGGGACGAGTCAACTTTTTCCGCATGGTCATCCTTAATCCCCAGCTCACCAAAAGAGACATGATCTTCTTCCTGGATGAGATAGAGAGGCTGGGAAAAGACCTGTAG
- the csad gene encoding cysteine sulfinic acid decarboxylase isoform X1, translating to MTSAIPKDLKCIYFKSMAEYGVQNGVNGLHNLSEPNEQQSHGELFLTEAFKVIVEEAVRKGTDVNEKVCEWQEPEQLRALLDLELREHGESHKQLLQRVRDVAKYSVKTNHPRFFNQLFAGVDYHALTGRLLTETLNTSQYTYEVAPVFVLMEDVVLQKLRSLLGWNEGDGIFCPGGSISNMCAMNVARYWAFPQVKTQGLWALPRLAIFTSQESHYSTKKAAAFLGIGIDNIYHVKVNESGCMIPEDLEAKIVLAKSQGAVPFYVNATSGTTVQGAFDPLERIADISERNGMWMHVDAAWGGSVLLSQKHRHLVSGIERANSVTWNPHKMMMAGLQCSVFLLRDTTNLLMRCHCANATYLFQQDKFYDISLDTGDKSIQCGRKVDCLKLWLMWKAEGSQGLAERVEKAFAHTSALVEEMKKREGFQLVSEPQFVNVCFWYIPPSLRGKENNADYQDRLAKVAPTIKERMVKQGTMMLGYQPLEGRVNFFRMVILNPQLTKRDMIFFLDEIERLGKDL from the exons atgacTTCAGCCATCCCAAAAG atttaaaatgtatttacttcAAGTCGATGGCAG AGTACGGAGTGCAGAACGGCGTGAACGGGCTTCATAACCTAAGCGAACCCAATGAGCAGCAGTCACACGGAGAGCTCTTCCTCACAGAGGCCTTTAAAGTGATTGTGGAGGAGGCAGTGCGCAAAGGAACCGATGTAAATGAGAAG GTGTGTGAGTGGCAGGAGCCTGAACAGCTGAGAGCTTTGTTGGACTTGGAGTTGCGAGAACATGGGGAATCCCATAAGCAATTGCTCCAGAGGGTTCGTGACGTGGCCAAGTACAGTGTCAAAACCA ATCACCCTCGATTCTTTAACCAGCTGTTTGCTGGAGTGGATTACCATGCCCTGACTGGACGGCTTCTCACAGAGACGCTCAATACCAGCCA GTACACCTATGAGGTGGcacctgtgtttgtgctgatggAGGATGTGGTACTGCAGAAGCTGCGTTCGCTGTTGGGGTGGAACGAAGGGGATGGGATCTTCTGCCCTGGGGGCTCCATCTCCAACATGTGTGCCATGAACGTGGCACGGTACTGGGCATTCCCACAAGTCAAGACACAGGGTTTATGGGCCCTTCCCCGGCTGGCCATCTTCACCTCACAGGAG aGTCACTATTCGACAAAGAAGGCTGCTGCATTTCTGGGGATTGGAATAGACAATATTTACCATGTGAAGGTGAATGAAAG tGGCTGTATGATTCCAGAGGACCTGGAAGCAAAAATTGTGCTTGCAAAATCACAG GGGGCAGTACCATTTTATGTCAATGCTACATCTGGCACGACAGTCCAAGGTGCCTTCGACCCACTGGAGCGCATTGCTGACATCAGTGAGAGGAATGGCATGTGGATGCATGTTGAT GCAGCCTGGGGGGGAAGCGTGCTGCTTTcccagaaacacagacatctgGTCTCAGGAATTGAGAG AGCTAACTCTGTGACCTGGAACCCCCACAAAATGATGATGGCAGGCTTACagtgctctgtttttctcctcagagacaCGACT AACCTGCTCATGCGCTGTCATTGTGCCAACGCAACGTATTTGTTCCAACAAGACAAGTTCTATGACATAAGTTTGGACACGGGGGATAAATCAATCCAGTGTGGGCGTAAGGTGGACTGTCTGAAGCTCTGGTTGATGTGGAAGGCAGAGGGCAGCCAGGGGTTAGCAGAACGGGTTGAAAAAGCGTTTGCACACACAAG TGCTCTTGttgaagagatgaagaaaagagaaggctTTCAACTTGTCAGTGAG CCCCAGTTCGTGAACGTGTGTTTCTGGTATATACCACCCAGCCTTAGAGGGAAGGAAAATAATGCAGATTACCAGGACAGATTGGCTAAG GTGGCACCAACAATCAAAGAGCGCATGGTGAAACAGGGAACAATGATGCTGGGGTACCAGCCACTGGAGGGACGAGTCAACTTTTTCCGCATGGTCATCCTTAATCCCCAGCTCACCAAAAGAGACATGATCTTCTTCCTGGATGAGATAGAGAGGCTGGGAAAAGACCTGTAG